A genome region from Hippopotamus amphibius kiboko isolate mHipAmp2 chromosome 1, mHipAmp2.hap2, whole genome shotgun sequence includes the following:
- the PRXL2B gene encoding prostamide/prostaglandin F synthase isoform X2, whose product MSTVDLARVGACVLKHAVTGEAVELRSLWQERACVVAGLRRFGCVVCRWIARDLSSLKGLLDQHGVRLVGVGPEALGLQEFLDGGYFAGELYLDESKQFYKELGFKRYNSLSILPAALGKPVRDVAAKAKAVGIAGNLSGDLLQSGGLLVVARGGDKVLLHFVQKSPGDYAPQESILQALGISAEVCTSEPPKCDEEACSR is encoded by the exons ATGAGCACGGTGGACCTTGCCCGCGTGGGCGCGTGTGTCCTGAAGCACGCGGTGACCGGGGAG GCCGTGGAGCTGCGGAGCCTGTGGCAGGAGCGGGCGTGCGTGGTGGCCGGCCTGCGGCGCTTCGGCTGCGTGGTGTGTCGCTGGATCGCCCGGGACCTCAGCAGCCTCAAGGGGCTCCTGGACCAGCACGGCGTGCGCCTGGTGGGCGTGGGGCCCGAGGCCCtgggcctgcaggagttcctggacgGTGGCTACTTCGCGGGAG AGCTCTACCTGGATGAGAGCAAGCAGTTTTACAAGGAGCTGGGCTTCAAGCG GTACAACAGCTTGAGCATCCTGCCGGCCGCCCTGGGGAAGCCTGTTCGTGATGTGGCCGCCAAG GCCAAGGCTGTCGGCATCGCGGGGAATCTGTCCGGGGATCTTCTGCAGAGCGGAGGGCtgctggtggttgccagag GTGGTGACAAAGTGCTGCTACACTTTGTCCAGAAGTCCCCAGGTGACTACGCCCCCCAGGAGAGCATCTTGCAGGCCTTGGGCATCTCTGCGGAGGTCTGCACCAGTGAGCCGCCCAAG